The proteins below are encoded in one region of Flavobacterium nackdongense:
- the sufD gene encoding Fe-S cluster assembly protein SufD, giving the protein MELKEKLLSSFMAFEEQIDVHSELHDLRTEAIKNFENKGFPTKKEESWKYTSLNAILKNDFTVFPKHEAIIEFKDVKKYFIHEIDTYKVVFIDGVFSSHLSSTTHQGIDVCLMSSALNKPKYKMVIDTYFNQIANKDESLTSLNTAFANEGAYINIPKSKVVDKPIEIMYFSTGNEAALLVQPRNLVIVGENSHVQIIERHQSLNENPVLTNSVTEIFAQKRAIVDYYKIQNDNHQANLIDNTYLSQKQESHVSVQTFSFGGNLTRNNLNFYHFGERLTSTLNGITIIGEKQHVDHYTLVHHAMPNCESFQDYKGIFAENSTGVFNGKVYVEKEAQKTNAFQKSNNILLGDKSTINAKPQLEIFADDVKCSHGCTVGQLDETALFYMQQRGIPKKEAKALLMYAFSNAVIENIKIPELKQRITKIIADKLGVKIGFDL; this is encoded by the coding sequence ATGGAACTAAAAGAAAAATTACTATCGTCTTTTATGGCTTTCGAAGAGCAAATCGATGTGCATTCTGAACTACACGATCTGCGAACTGAGGCAATAAAAAACTTTGAAAATAAAGGCTTCCCAACCAAAAAAGAGGAATCCTGGAAATATACCTCGCTGAATGCTATTCTAAAAAACGACTTCACTGTGTTTCCAAAACACGAAGCGATTATCGAATTCAAAGATGTAAAAAAATATTTCATCCACGAAATCGACACTTACAAAGTAGTTTTTATAGATGGTGTGTTCAGCTCGCATTTGTCTTCTACTACCCATCAGGGCATCGATGTTTGCTTGATGTCATCGGCATTGAACAAACCAAAATACAAGATGGTTATCGATACCTATTTCAACCAAATTGCCAATAAAGACGAGAGTTTAACCTCTTTGAATACGGCTTTCGCCAATGAAGGAGCCTATATCAACATCCCGAAAAGCAAGGTAGTCGACAAACCTATAGAGATTATGTATTTCTCGACTGGAAATGAAGCCGCACTTTTGGTTCAACCAAGAAACCTAGTAATTGTAGGCGAAAATTCACACGTGCAAATTATCGAGAGACACCAAAGCTTGAACGAAAATCCAGTTTTGACCAATTCGGTTACCGAAATTTTTGCACAAAAACGTGCCATTGTCGATTATTACAAAATTCAAAACGACAATCACCAAGCCAATCTCATCGACAATACTTATTTGTCGCAAAAACAAGAAAGTCACGTTTCAGTGCAGACTTTCTCCTTCGGAGGAAATTTGACCAGAAACAACCTGAATTTCTATCATTTTGGCGAAAGATTGACCAGCACGCTCAACGGAATCACGATTATTGGCGAAAAACAGCACGTAGATCATTATACTTTAGTGCATCACGCCATGCCAAATTGCGAAAGCTTCCAAGATTACAAAGGAATTTTTGCAGAGAATTCTACCGGAGTTTTCAATGGGAAAGTATATGTCGAAAAAGAAGCTCAAAAAACCAACGCTTTCCAGAAAAGCAATAACATTTTGTTAGGCGACAAATCTACGATAAACGCCAAACCACAGTTGGAGATTTTTGCCGACGACGTAAAATGTTCGCACGGTTGCACAGTAGGACAACTAGACGAAACCGCACTTTTCTATATGCAACAACGCGGAATTCCAAAGAAAGAAGCCAAAGCTTTATTGATGTACGCTTTCTCGAATGCGGTTATCGAAAACATCAAAATACCAGAATTAAAACAACGAATCACCAAAATTATTGCTGATAAACTAGGCGTGAAAATTGGATTTGATTTGTAA
- the sufC gene encoding Fe-S cluster assembly ATPase SufC, with amino-acid sequence MLSIKNLHASIGEKEILKGINLEVKAGEVHAIMGPNGAGKSTLSAIIAGNENYEVSEGEIFLDNEDISELAPEERAHKGVFLSFQYPVEIPGVSVTNFMRTAINETRKANGQEEMPANEMLKFIREKSELLEIDRKFLSRSLNEGFSGGEKKRNEIFQMAMLEPKLAILDETDSGLDIDALRIVANGVNKLKSDKNAIVVITHYQRLLDYIVPDFVHVLYNGKIVKSGGAALAKELEEKGYDWIKQEQEA; translated from the coding sequence ATGTTATCAATAAAAAATTTACACGCCTCCATTGGAGAAAAAGAAATTCTTAAAGGAATTAACCTTGAGGTAAAAGCGGGAGAAGTTCACGCGATTATGGGACCCAACGGTGCTGGAAAAAGTACACTATCAGCTATCATCGCTGGAAACGAAAATTACGAAGTATCAGAGGGAGAAATCTTTCTAGACAACGAAGATATTTCGGAACTAGCTCCAGAAGAAAGAGCCCACAAAGGCGTTTTCCTCTCGTTTCAATATCCTGTTGAAATCCCTGGAGTTTCGGTAACCAATTTTATGAGAACGGCCATCAACGAAACCCGAAAAGCAAATGGTCAGGAAGAAATGCCAGCCAACGAAATGCTGAAATTCATTCGTGAAAAATCGGAATTATTGGAAATAGATCGCAAGTTTTTGTCTCGTTCCCTAAACGAAGGTTTTTCAGGTGGAGAGAAAAAACGTAACGAGATTTTCCAAATGGCAATGTTGGAACCAAAACTAGCTATTCTAGACGAAACCGATTCTGGTTTAGATATTGACGCATTGAGAATTGTGGCCAATGGGGTTAACAAATTGAAAAGCGATAAAAATGCCATTGTAGTAATCACACACTACCAAAGATTGTTAGATTACATCGTTCCCGATTTTGTTCACGTGTTGTACAACGGAAAAATTGTGAAATCTGGCGGAGCAGCTTTGGCCAAAGAATTAGAGGAAAAAGGATACGATTGGATCAAACAAGAACAAGAAGCATAA